The window GGCAAAGTTTATACAAAAGCTCGTAAAACCGCGAACAATCTGTCCAAAAGCAAAATAGTTAAACAGGTTAAGAAAGTGGCGAAGAAGAGTGTACTGGCAACAAAAAAAGCCGCTCAAAAGACGAAGAAAGCTGTCACAAAAGCCGCTCAGAAGACGAAGAAAGCTGTCAAAAAAGCCAGTCAGAAGGTAAAAGCAGCTGTTAAAGACACGAAAAAGGTTATGAAAAAAGTGGGAGGCAAAATTGCTTACACCTATACTTCCTTTAAAGAAGGAGGATATAAGGGAGTTGCCTCGGCAGTTTTGGACTTTGTTCCGGTAATCGGCAATATAAAAGCGGGAATTGAGATTGCCACCGGAAAAGAAATGTTTACAAATCGCAAGCTAGAAAATTGGGAACGAGGCGTAGGATTTGCGGCTGTATTTGGCGGAGGTTTAGTTAAAGGAGCTGTACGTGGCGGTAAATTTGCATCTGGCATCGTCACTGGCAGCAAGAATACAACAAAAAATACCGAACTGGCTAAAAAGCAGATAGAGAATAAGGGTACGGGTAATGGTAGTAAAAAAACTAATGTGGCTGACTTTGATGCGAAAACAGCTACAAATAAACAAAAGGGGAATTTTGGAGAAATACAATCATTTGATAACCTATTAAACAATAAAAGTTTAAAAGAAGCTGGTTATGACTTAAAGCCAATAGGTAGGGGTGCACCATCAAGCATAAATGATAAAATAGTAAAAGGGATTGACGGATTATACGAAAATGCGAATAAGAATTCAAGTATCAAATATGTTATTGATGAGGCGAAGTTTGGCAGTTCACAATTAAGTCAGACGCCTAAAGACGGACCGCAAATGTCAGATAATTGGTTGAAAGGTATAAAAACTGAAAAAAGTAGAATTTTGAAAGCTGTTGATGGTGATGAACGATTAGCAGAAAAAATTACCAATGCATTGGATGTTGGTAAAGTTGAAAGAGTATTATCAAAAGTTGATAGTAATGGTGATGTCAGAACATTTAGAATAAATAAAGATGGTGAAATAATAGGAGAATGGCCTTGATAATGAGGCAAGAAGGAGTCGAAAGTAATGAGAGATCATTTATGTATAGAAGAAAAGTGTAGAGAAGGAATCGAATATCATAAAGAATTTATTGTAGAGAATAAGGAAGATATAGAAAGTTTAAAAGAAGATGAGAGAAGAGGTATTCAAAGAAATCCTATTGATAATCCAAGCATTATAGAAGCAAGATATTTAAGGAATTTTACACATCAGCTAAATGATATTAGGGCAAAATATTCTTTAGGGGATGACATTAGTACAATAGAAGAAGATTATCATAATGCCATAGATGATTTAGAGCAGACAGGAACTAGGGAAGTTGGCTATTTAAGTCTGCTGTGGACAATCTCCTTAGGCATCTTACTAGAAACAGATAAAAAGAATATAGAAAGATTAAGTAAGGTAGTTGAGAAAAAGGAAATAAATGATGCAGTAATTGATTTTTTATTATGTGCTAGTGATATCGGATATACGAAAATTACCAATGAGTATGATAAAGAAAATCCGTACGCAAAAACAAGGGAAATTATAGATCTTGCGCAAACGGATAAGAAAGAAGCATCTAAAAGATTACAAACGTATATGGAGAAAGAATGGTTTAAAGGTCATTATGATTATGATTGGAAGAATTCACATAAAGAGCCTGGATATGTAGGATATTGGAGCTTTGAAACGGCTGCACTGGCAAAGATTCTTGAGCTGGATGATACAAGCCTAGTAAATAACAATCATTATCCTTATGACTTGGCGCATTACAAGAATTCAATGAAATTCAAGCCAATTACCTTAAGTGACTATAACAAAGAACCAGAGATAGAGGAGCTTCTTATAATAGAAGGAATTGAAAATAATCCGGCATTGGAAAAGGTGATTCCACCAAGGTGGCAAGCATTTATCAATGAATTGATCCATGATTATAACGAACTGGATAATCGTAGTTTTTATGAAAAATATAAAAAAACGATAGGATTAGGGCAAATTTGGTTCTTGTTAGAAGAATACGAAGAAGAAAATGAAGGGAAAAATCTCTTAGGAAGTTTAATTGTTTTTGCGATGGTTGAAAAAGGCTGCATACTGCAATTGGATTATAAAGATGATTTGGAAGATTACGATTCATATTTAAAAAATTATTGGGATATAGAAACGAAATTGGTTCAATTTATATTAGATAATGATCAGAATTATTACGCATTGATACCAATTGCTGTAGATATTAGTAATATGTACGAAGTTCCCCTTCAAGATGTAAATTAAAAAAATGAAAAAATGGTGGTAGTTGGGTAATCTGACTGCCGCTATTTTTTTAGGGGCTTGCTTTTATACCTAAGGGTACGGGTAATGGTAGTAAAAAAACTAATGTGGCTGACTTTGATGCGAAAACAGCTACAAATAAACAAAAGGGGAATTTTGGAGAAATACAATCATTTGATAACCTATTAAACAATAAAAGTTTAAAAGAAGCTGGGTATGACTTAAAACCAATAGGTAGGGGTGCACCATCAAGCATAAATGATAAAATAGTAAAAGGGATTGACGGATTATATGAAAATAAAAATCCAGATTCCAATATTAAATATGTTATTGATGAAGCTAAGTTTGGTAGTTCACAATTAAGTAAGACACCTAGAGATGGAACACAAATGTCAAATGAGTGGTTAAAAGGTTCGGAAACGGGAAAAAGTAGAATATTGAAAGCTGTTGATGGAGATGAGGAATTAGCAGGAAGGATTACTGACGCATTGGATGATGATAAAATAGCAAGAGTACTATTAAAAGTTGATAGTAATGGTAATGTTAGAACGTTTAGAATAGATAAAGATGGTGACATAATAGGTGATTGGCCTTGATAACGGGGCAAGAAGGAGTCGAAAATAATGAGGGATCATTTATGTATAGAAGAAAAATGTAGAAAAGGGATTGAATATCATAAAAGATATATTGCTGAGAAGAAGATAGAGATAGAAAATTTGAAAGAAGATGAAAGAAAAGGTATTCAAAGAAAACCTAAAGATAATCTAAGTATTATAGAAGCGAGATATTTAAACAGTTTTATTCATCAAATCGATGATATCAGTGCAAAATATTCTTTAGGGGATGACATTAGTACAATCGAAGAAGATTATCAAAATGCCATAGATAATTTAGAGCAGACAGGAAAAAAAGAAGCAGGTTATATTAATATACTGTGGACAATTTCCTTAGGCATCTTACTAGAAACAGATAAAAAGAATATCGAAAGATTAAGTAAGGTAGTTGAGAAAAAGGAAATAAATGATGCAGTAATTGATTTTTTACTATGTGCTAGTGACATCGGATATACGAAAATCAGCAATGAGTATGATAAAGAAAATCCATACGCAAAAACAAGGGAAATTATAGATCTTGCGCAAACGGATAAGAAAGAAGCATCTAAAAGGTTACAAACGTATATGGAGAAAGAATGGTTTAAAGGTCATTATGATTATGATTGGAAGAATTCACATAAAGAGCCTGGATATGTAGGATATTGGAGCTTTGAAACGGCTGCACTGGCAAAGATTCTTGAGCTGGATGATACAAGCTTAGTAAATAACAATCATTATCCTTATGACTTGGCACATTACAAGAATTCAAAGAAATTCAAGCCAATTTCCCTAAGTGACTACGACAATGAACAAGAGATTGAGGAGCTTGACATAATAGAAGGAATTGAAAATAATCCGGTATTAGAAAAGGTGATTCCACCAAGGTGGCACGCATTTATCAATGAATTGATCCATGATTATAACGAACTGGATAATCGTAGTTTTTATGAAAAATACAAAAAAACGATCGGGTTAGGGCAAATTTGGTTCTTATTAAAGGAATATGAAGAAGAAAATGAGGGGAAAAATCTTTTAGGAAGTTTAATTGTTTTTGCGATGGTTGAAAATGGCTGCATATTGCAATTGGATTATAAAGAAGATTTGGAAGATTACGATTCAAATATAAAAAATTATTGGAATACAGAAACGAAATTGGTTCAATTTATATTAGATAATGATCAGAATTATTATGCTTTGGTACCAATTAATGTAGATGTTAGAGTTATGTATGAAGTTATCCTTCAAGATATGAAGTAAGTTAAATTGAATGAATGATAAAATGGTGGCAGTTGGAAAATCCGACTGCCACTATTTCTTTAGTGTGGCTTGGTTTTATATCTAAGGGTACGGGTGAGGATGGTGCCAAAAAGGTCATTGCGAAAAATGGATCTGTTACTATTAAAGGTGAAGGACAAATCACTGAAGTTATAGATAACAGACCTTATTTAGATCCTAAAAGTAGACCATCATTTAGGAAGAATGTTCCAGAAAAAACTTTTGAGAAAGCAAAAGGGCCAGATGGATTGGTGCGAGATCCACTCTATCCAGAAAAAGTAATTGAGTGGGAACCTGGTCAACCTAGAAAAAATGTTTGGGATATGGGGCATCTTCCAGAACACAAA is drawn from Solibacillus sp. R5-41 and contains these coding sequences:
- a CDS encoding HNH/ENDO VII family nuclease; this encodes MENPTATISLVWLGFISKGTGEDGAKKVIAKNGSVTIKGEGQITEVIDNRPYLDPKSRPSFRKNVPEKTFEKAKGPDGLVRDPLYPEKVIEWEPGQPRKNVWDMGHLPEHKYSEMHKRYLNEELTPKELRDWYNNPDNYRPELPSTNRSHKIE
- a CDS encoding PoNi-like cognate immunity protein; translation: MRDHLCIEEKCRKGIEYHKRYIAEKKIEIENLKEDERKGIQRKPKDNLSIIEARYLNSFIHQIDDISAKYSLGDDISTIEEDYQNAIDNLEQTGKKEAGYINILWTISLGILLETDKKNIERLSKVVEKKEINDAVIDFLLCASDIGYTKISNEYDKENPYAKTREIIDLAQTDKKEASKRLQTYMEKEWFKGHYDYDWKNSHKEPGYVGYWSFETAALAKILELDDTSLVNNNHYPYDLAHYKNSKKFKPISLSDYDNEQEIEELDIIEGIENNPVLEKVIPPRWHAFINELIHDYNELDNRSFYEKYKKTIGLGQIWFLLKEYEEENEGKNLLGSLIVFAMVENGCILQLDYKEDLEDYDSNIKNYWNTETKLVQFILDNDQNYYALVPINVDVRVMYEVILQDMK
- a CDS encoding PoNi-like cognate immunity protein; protein product: MRDHLCIEEKCREGIEYHKEFIVENKEDIESLKEDERRGIQRNPIDNPSIIEARYLRNFTHQLNDIRAKYSLGDDISTIEEDYHNAIDDLEQTGTREVGYLSLLWTISLGILLETDKKNIERLSKVVEKKEINDAVIDFLLCASDIGYTKITNEYDKENPYAKTREIIDLAQTDKKEASKRLQTYMEKEWFKGHYDYDWKNSHKEPGYVGYWSFETAALAKILELDDTSLVNNNHYPYDLAHYKNSMKFKPITLSDYNKEPEIEELLIIEGIENNPALEKVIPPRWQAFINELIHDYNELDNRSFYEKYKKTIGLGQIWFLLEEYEEENEGKNLLGSLIVFAMVEKGCILQLDYKDDLEDYDSYLKNYWDIETKLVQFILDNDQNYYALIPIAVDISNMYEVPLQDVN